The stretch of DNA CCACGAGAACGTCTTGAAGTCCGCGGTGCCCACGGCGAACGCGCGCGGCGCCTCGGTGATGCCGCAGTACATCGGCACGTACACGGTCATGTAGGTGTCGTCCACGCCGAACCACAGGATCCCGCCGATCGGGTCCGGCAGCCAGCCGCGCGACTGCGCCACGAACGAGAAGCCGGTCTGCTGCGTCGAGGTGGCGCGCTCGTGGATGTACTCCTTTCCCTTGTGCTTCCACTGCATGGGCCGCCAGCGGTACGGCATCTTGTACGGCCCGGCGCCGATGCCCGTGCCGAGGTACATCGGCGAGTCCTCGAAGTGATCGCGCATCAGCTCCTGGACGTCGCGGACGGTGAGCTTCTTGTCCGGCTTGATCCACAGCGGCAGCGGTTTGGCCTTCGGGTTGCCCATCGCCCACTCGGGGCTGATCTTCTGGGACGGCGCGACCCGGCGGAACATGGACCACACGCGCGCCTCGCAGAACCGGAGCGCGCCGTAGTCCATCGGCACGTAGGCGTCGGCGAAGCTGAACTCCGAGTCCGCGCCCTCGAACCAGCCCTTGCCCCGCGCGAACGAGATGACGTCCTTGGCGTAGAGCGTGTTCTTCTTGTCGTTCAGCGGGAACTTGCGGATGCGCGACTGGTTGGCGTGGGCCGAGACGTAGCCGTCCGGGATCCTGCGCGCGACCCACAGGGCGCCCTTCGGGTTGTCGGGCCCCTTGCCGATCATCTCCAGGATCCAGACCTCCTTCGGATCGGAGATGGAGAACGACTCGCCGGCGCTCGCGTAGCCGTACTCGGCCACGAGATCGGTCATGACCTTGATCGCCTCGCGGGCCGTCTTGGCGCGGGCGAGCGCGAGGTACATGAGGCTGCCGTAATCGACGATCGCCTTGGGGTTCACGAGCTCCTCGCGGCCGCCGAACGTCGTCTCGCCGATCGCGACCTGGTGCTCGTTCATGTTGCCGACCACCGAGTAGGTCTCGGCGACCTGGGCGATCTGGCCGAGGTACTTGCCGGTGTCCCACTCGTAGACGTCGACCATCGTGTCGGTCCTGTTCCGTCCGGGCGGCTCGTAGTAGAGCTCGCCGTAGAGTTCGTGGGAGTCGGCGGAGTACGTGATCATCGTCGATCCGTCCGCCGTGGCGCCCTTGCTGATGAGGAAGTTCGTGCAGGCGTCCGCGCAATCCGCGTGCGCGACGGCGAGGCCGCACACGGCGAGGGAGAGCGCGATTCTCTGGAGGCGTGTCTGTTCCATAGCCGGCGACGTTACCGGCTGTCGCGCGAGGTTTCAACGGCCTTTTCGCTCCTTGCCCGTGGCCCGCGGATCGGGGAAGATGTCGCGCATGCCGAGCCGCCCCCAGCTCACCGCCGCGCTCGTCGCGTGCCTCTCGACGGCCGCGGGTGGCCTCGGGGCCAACCCCGAGTCGGCAGCGCCGCCGGGGCCGCTCTCGGCGAAGACCGCGCGGCGCCTGGATCTCGCGATCGGCGACGCGGACGCGGCCAGCGGGGCCCGCCTCGCGGGCGCCCTGACCGCCGAGCAGCTCTCGGCAGCTCTGTACCGCGGCACGCGCGGCCAGCGGATCGTCGCGATCGACGCCGCCGCGCACCTCGAGGATCCCTGGCCGATCCTGCCCTTCCTCGCGGCGTTCCTCCGCGCCCCGGACCGGGCGGTCGCCTCGCAGGCGGCCGCGTCGCTGCTCGCCGCGCTCGCCCCCCTCGTGGGTCGTCCCGACGGCGCCCCCGAGCTCGTCCCGGGCCAGGCGGATCAGCTCGCGCGATCGATGCTCGCCGCAGCGGACGACGACGTCCTCGCTCCCGATCTCCGGGCCACGGCGCTCCAGGCGGTCCGCATCCTCGGGGAGATCGCGCACCGGCGCTACGCACCGAGCAAGGCGCTGGCCCTCGACGCCGAACCGTCCGTCGCGTCCGCGGCGATCGCCCTGCGGTCCCCGCCGCTCGCCGAGGACGAGATCGCGCTCCTCGCCGACGTGGCGGTGAACGGCGCGGATCCGATGCTCCGCGGCCAGGCGGTCGGCGCCCTGTGCGAGAACGCGCTGCACCACGGCGTGGCCGCGCCATCGGCGGATCTCGCGCGGCTGCTGCGCGGGACGTTCGCCCCGTCGGCGCCCGCGGCGTCGCTCCTGCCGGCGCTCGCGTGCCTGAGCCGCTTTCCGCCCGCGGCGCGCTCCGGCATCGTCGACCTCGCGCTCGCCCACCCCGATCCGGCGGTGAAGCGGTTCTGGGACTCGGCTGGTCGATAGGTCGCGGTCGATAGGTCGCGGCCATTGCATCGCCCGTGCCGTTGCCGTAATGTTCGCTCGAACCGACCCATGTGAAGGAGGAAGCACAATGCGCTCTTACGCAGTCACGTTCCTTGGCATCGCGCTCGCAGCGCTCGTCGCGTCGTGCGGCATCCCGCAGGAGCAGTACGACGCGGACATGGCGAAGCTGAAGGCGGAGATCGACAAGGCGCGCGGAGAGGCGAACAGCCTGCAGACGCAGCTCGCCAGGCTCGCGGCCGAGAAGCAGGCGCTCGAGTCCGAGATCACGGCGCTCCAGGACGAGCTCAAGCGGCTGGCCGGCGAGCGCGACGCGAACGCCGACGCCGTCGCCAAGGCCAAGGCGCGCATCGAGATGTTCAAGAACATGCTCGCGAAGTTCAAGAAGATGCTGGCCTCGGGGAAGATCAAGATCCGGATCGCCAACAACAAGATGATCGTCGAGATGGCGTCCGCGATCCTGTTCCCGAGCGGCAAGGCGAAGCTCTCCGAGGAGGGCGAGACGGCGCTCGCGGAGGTCGCGTCGATCCTCGCGACGATCGGCGATCGCGCCTTCCAGGTCGCGGGCCACACGGACAACATCCCGATCGACAACAAGAACTTCGGATCCAACTGGGAGCTCTCGGCGGCGCGCGCCGTGGCCGTCGTCGAGTTCCTGATCGAGAAGGGCATGGCGGCCGAGAACCTCTCGGCCGCGGGCTACGCGGACACGCAGCCGGTGGCGGGCAACCTCTCCGAGGAGGGCCGCGCGCAGAACCGGCGCATCGAGATCGTGCTCCAGCCCAGCCTCGACGAGCTCCCCGACCTCTCCTCCCTCGAAAAGATGATTGACTGATTGCAGGGGCGGGGTGCCCCGGCCCTTACGACGGGAACAGGCGCGCCATCCGCGTGAAAAGCGAGCGATCGCCGGCCACGCGGATCTGCCCGAGCGCGATCGCGGCACGGGCGTCGATCTTCTGGCGGAACAGCTTGACGGCCGCTTCGGTGTCGAGCGAGACCGTCACGTCGGGCCGCTCGTGGCGCCCCCGGCGTGGCGCGCACCCTCCCCGCTCGATGACGAGGTGGTAGCCGCCGCCCGGATCGTCCGTCACGTCGAGCTGGATCACCGCCGCGAGGTCGCCCGCGGTCCCCGGATCGAGGCGCGCGGCGAGCTCGGGGACGAGGATCCTGAGGTCCGCGGCCGCGGCGTCGCGGATCGCGCTCCTCTCGAAAGCGCCCGGCCTCCCCCGCGCGATCTCCCAGTACGCCCGGGCGTGGCTCTGGAACAGCGCGAGATCCCGCGTGAACGGCGTCGACGCATCCTCCTCCGCGCTCGCCGAGACGCGGCCCGCGGTCACGAGCTCGCGGCCCGCCGCCGTGAACGCCTCGCGCACCTTCCGCCCCTCGACCGGCTTGCCCTCGTCGAAGTCGAGGAGGAACGACTCCGGGCGGAGCAGCACGCCCGCGCGCTCGGCCGAGATCCCGTGGCAGATCGTCTCGAACGTCCCGACGAGGCCGTCGAGGAGCAACGGATCGCGGTGGGCGCCCGCCGCGATCAGGACGGCGCGCCTCGGCCCGAGCGACGGATCGCGCCGCGTGTTCCGCTCCATCCCGGCCGGGCTCGACGCGTCGATGAACGGCAGCGTGATCGGCAGGAGCCGCTCGACGAACGCCTTGAGCAGCGCC from Pseudomonadota bacterium encodes:
- a CDS encoding NAD(P)H-dependent oxidoreductase gives rise to the protein MRILIASGAPRRDGYTEELARLFAEGAGAAGGETELVRLAERDVRPCRGCFACWTRSDGRCAQRDDMDELLPRVLASDALVIATPVYFYSFSALLKAFVERLLPITLPFIDASSPAGMERNTRRDPSLGPRRAVLIAAGAHRDPLLLDGLVGTFETICHGISAERAGVLLRPESFLLDFDEGKPVEGRKVREAFTAAGRELVTAGRVSASAEEDASTPFTRDLALFQSHARAYWEIARGRPGAFERSAIRDAAAADLRILVPELAARLDPGTAGDLAAVIQLDVTDDPGGGYHLVIERGGCAPRRGRHERPDVTVSLDTEAAVKLFRQKIDARAAIALGQIRVAGDRSLFTRMARLFPS
- a CDS encoding OmpA family protein, whose translation is MRSYAVTFLGIALAALVASCGIPQEQYDADMAKLKAEIDKARGEANSLQTQLARLAAEKQALESEITALQDELKRLAGERDANADAVAKAKARIEMFKNMLAKFKKMLASGKIKIRIANNKMIVEMASAILFPSGKAKLSEEGETALAEVASILATIGDRAFQVAGHTDNIPIDNKNFGSNWELSAARAVAVVEFLIEKGMAAENLSAAGYADTQPVAGNLSEEGRAQNRRIEIVLQPSLDELPDLSSLEKMID
- a CDS encoding C69 family dipeptidase, whose amino-acid sequence is MEQTRLQRIALSLAVCGLAVAHADCADACTNFLISKGATADGSTMITYSADSHELYGELYYEPPGRNRTDTMVDVYEWDTGKYLGQIAQVAETYSVVGNMNEHQVAIGETTFGGREELVNPKAIVDYGSLMYLALARAKTAREAIKVMTDLVAEYGYASAGESFSISDPKEVWILEMIGKGPDNPKGALWVARRIPDGYVSAHANQSRIRKFPLNDKKNTLYAKDVISFARGKGWFEGADSEFSFADAYVPMDYGALRFCEARVWSMFRRVAPSQKISPEWAMGNPKAKPLPLWIKPDKKLTVRDVQELMRDHFEDSPMYLGTGIGAGPYKMPYRWRPMQWKHKGKEYIHERATSTQQTGFSFVAQSRGWLPDPIGGILWFGVDDTYMTVYVPMYCGITEAPRAFAVGTADFKTFSWDSAWWVFNFVANWTYSRYSDMIKDVQIVQREIEGEFQARLPEVDATAVKLYKAAPETARSFLTRYSAEQTEKTVTRWRKLGEQLLVKYLDGNVRDEKGGITHPAYPEDWYKAIVEESGDFFEWRNIPGAPPPPTH